In Syntrophomonas wolfei subsp. wolfei str. Goettingen G311, a single window of DNA contains:
- a CDS encoding ATP-binding cassette domain-containing protein, which yields MLAKEDLASFKLGELLAQYNYARDFFISIGINDIDSNRSLKDFAGDIKQELLEDAGLNGEQLIANFLAFINKMETLKRSSRNIVESITIIGGNDKFGQEENIKLELKVGEVISIVGPTGSGKSRLLADIECLAQRDTPTNRQILLNGEIPDMNRRFSIENKLVAQLSQNMNFVMDLSVKDFIKLHAESRMIDHVERIVQEIVKCANELAGEKFTQDTPLTQLSGGQSRALMIADTALLSLSPIVLIDEIENAGIDRKKAIELLLKEEKLVLISTHDPVLALMGDKRLVIKNGGIHKVIVLSEQEKQYIDVLEKIDKKMLQIRSHLRNGGVIDESITSG from the coding sequence ATGTTGGCAAAAGAAGATCTGGCTTCATTTAAGCTGGGAGAACTATTGGCACAATATAACTATGCCAGAGATTTTTTTATATCCATCGGTATAAATGATATTGATAGCAACCGCAGCTTAAAGGATTTTGCCGGGGATATAAAGCAGGAACTGCTGGAAGATGCCGGTCTTAATGGAGAGCAGTTAATAGCTAATTTCCTGGCATTTATCAATAAAATGGAAACATTAAAAAGAAGCTCCCGTAATATCGTGGAATCAATAACTATAATAGGCGGTAATGATAAGTTTGGCCAGGAGGAAAATATTAAGCTGGAATTAAAAGTGGGAGAAGTAATATCCATAGTAGGTCCTACCGGTTCGGGGAAAAGCAGGTTGCTAGCGGATATAGAATGCCTGGCACAGAGAGATACTCCTACCAATAGACAGATTTTGCTCAATGGAGAGATTCCGGATATGAATAGAAGGTTTTCCATTGAGAATAAGCTGGTTGCTCAATTGTCCCAGAACATGAATTTTGTAATGGATCTTTCGGTTAAGGATTTTATAAAGCTGCATGCCGAAAGTAGAATGATTGACCATGTCGAAAGAATAGTTCAAGAGATAGTAAAATGCGCTAATGAGCTGGCCGGGGAAAAATTTACCCAGGATACCCCGCTTACGCAATTGAGCGGAGGACAATCGCGGGCCTTGATGATAGCGGACACCGCTCTTTTAAGTCTTTCTCCTATTGTGCTTATTGATGAAATTGAAAATGCCGGTATAGATAGAAAAAAGGCCATCGAGTTGTTGCTTAAGGAAGAGAAGCTGGTTTTGATTTCCACTCATGATCCGGTATTGGCCCTTATGGGAGATAAAAGACTGGTTATAAAAAATGGGGGAATCCATAAAGTTATTGTCTTATCCGAGCAGGAAAAACAGTATATCGATGTTTTAGAAAAGATAGATAAAAAAATGCTGCAGATAAGAAGCCATTTGAGAAACGGCGGGGTAATAGACGAAAGTATAACTTCCGGATAA
- a CDS encoding GTP-binding protein, translating into MKIITVSGPPSSGKTSVIIKTIEYLKKDQLEIGVVKFDSLSTYDDQMYKKLGVKVKVGLSGNLCPDHYYMTNIEDCVKWGVSEKLDMLISESAGLCNRCSPHIRDVLAICVIDNLSGINTPKKIGPMLRLADIVVITKGDIVSQAEREVFAFRAKQSSPRASIVFINGITGQGAYDLSLRLKEANDYESVIDKKLRFSMPAAVCSYCTGEIRIGERYQTGNIKKIKL; encoded by the coding sequence TTGAAAATAATTACGGTCTCCGGACCGCCCTCATCAGGGAAGACTTCGGTCATAATTAAAACAATTGAATACCTGAAAAAAGACCAGTTGGAGATAGGCGTAGTTAAGTTTGACAGTTTATCAACCTATGATGATCAAATGTATAAAAAATTAGGGGTGAAAGTAAAAGTTGGCCTTTCCGGCAATCTTTGTCCGGATCATTATTACATGACCAATATAGAAGATTGTGTTAAGTGGGGGGTTAGCGAAAAGCTGGATATGCTTATAAGTGAAAGTGCCGGCTTATGCAACCGCTGTTCTCCACATATACGAGATGTATTGGCCATATGCGTTATTGATAATTTATCCGGTATAAATACTCCTAAAAAAATCGGGCCTATGTTAAGACTGGCGGATATTGTGGTAATAACTAAAGGGGATATAGTATCGCAGGCGGAACGGGAAGTATTTGCCTTTAGAGCCAAACAATCTAGCCCCAGGGCCTCTATAGTATTCATTAATGGCATAACCGGCCAGGGGGCCTATGATTTGAGCCTGCGCCTGAAAGAAGCTAATGACTATGAAAGTGTTATAGATAAAAAACTGAGATTTTCGATGCCCGCGGCAGTTTGTTCCTATTGTACGGGAGAGATAAGAATAGGGGAAAGGTATCAGACTGGCAATATAAAGAAAATAAAGCTCTAG
- a CDS encoding ABC transporter substrate-binding protein, which translates to MPGNTIEGVIRMLVTAEDKIGDILKNHPELYELFWESGFNYSSVAELVRSLGKDTMLRTVLTVKGLNAELFINMINSRIGDGCQMEGLQYDYYNPDLPVNLLVKTACAVSEHFKEELMETVKARQKLTGEMPNVFIVDGCHAPHEFENFHDSESIDKLPDIIMSMSFDEIYDKRFIDKYVSQGYFTSVLDARQGNRQEYMDDSYTLNAGLAMVFLIDEKKLGDLPRPQKWGDLLDPIYENSIIAFGDEAKGIFEYPLYYFYKEFGMESMEKLARNVKGIYHAAKAARMAGTNSREAGAIYYMPLTFAQLCENKGVSIVLPEDGALIIPIAFLVKKDKVKELDYLVNLVSNTYGQMCADINAAVFNANIESKIPEGTKLKWLGWDYIRSHDIPALGEKLQEEFHKSWDKKPQS; encoded by the coding sequence GTGCCGGGTAATACTATCGAAGGAGTGATTAGGATGCTGGTAACTGCGGAAGACAAGATTGGTGATATCTTGAAAAATCATCCCGAATTGTATGAGCTATTCTGGGAGAGCGGATTTAATTACAGTTCTGTGGCAGAGTTAGTGCGCTCATTAGGAAAAGATACCATGTTGCGTACAGTTTTAACGGTAAAAGGTCTGAATGCAGAACTCTTCATTAATATGATAAATTCCAGGATTGGCGATGGCTGTCAAATGGAGGGACTGCAATATGATTATTATAATCCGGATCTGCCGGTAAACCTGCTGGTGAAAACGGCATGTGCGGTTAGTGAGCATTTTAAGGAAGAGTTGATGGAGACTGTAAAGGCCCGCCAAAAGCTAACGGGAGAGATGCCCAATGTATTTATTGTAGATGGTTGTCATGCCCCGCATGAATTTGAAAATTTTCATGATAGCGAGAGTATCGATAAATTGCCGGATATTATAATGTCAATGTCTTTTGACGAGATATATGATAAGCGTTTCATAGATAAGTATGTAAGCCAGGGATATTTTACCAGTGTATTGGATGCCAGGCAGGGAAATCGGCAGGAATACATGGATGATAGTTATACCCTGAATGCGGGGCTGGCCATGGTCTTCTTAATAGACGAGAAAAAACTGGGGGATTTGCCCCGGCCCCAAAAATGGGGAGATTTGCTTGATCCCATTTATGAAAACAGCATAATTGCCTTTGGAGACGAGGCTAAAGGGATATTTGAGTATCCCTTGTATTATTTTTATAAAGAATTTGGGATGGAAAGCATGGAAAAGCTAGCCCGTAATGTAAAGGGGATTTATCATGCCGCCAAAGCGGCCAGAATGGCAGGTACTAACAGCCGGGAAGCGGGTGCTATATACTATATGCCCTTAACCTTTGCCCAGCTTTGTGAAAACAAAGGTGTTTCCATAGTTCTCCCCGAAGATGGGGCCTTAATAATCCCCATCGCTTTTCTGGTTAAGAAGGATAAAGTTAAGGAGTTGGATTATCTCGTTAATCTAGTGTCAAACACTTATGGACAAATGTGTGCTGATATTAATGCAGCCGTATTTAATGCCAATATTGAAAGTAAAATTCCTGAAGGAACAAAGCTTAAATGGTTGGGCTGGGATTATATAAGGTCACATGATATCCCGGCTCTGGGGGAAAAATTGCAGGAAGAATTTCATAAAAGCTGGGACAAAAAACCACAATCATAA
- a CDS encoding ABC transporter substrate-binding protein, translating to MVKKGFKHKTLAMVLSLLLIVTALAGCSGAEKVSNSNAEKESTTITITDMSGRELIVPKEITKIYSAVPIGTVMVYTINPHKLVAKNFKLSELEKKYTIKEHHDLPVLGTYIMGDTANEEDILKIAPDIIIYAGIINDSWKSKVEEAQNRLGIPIVMVDGNLKNAPAAYEFMGKLLGEEEKAKELGEYCKNTLNEAEKIAGKIPEDSRLRVYYACGEDGLMTYAAGNIHSELIEIVGGRNIADIKVGSPYQSSRLSMEQLIKWDPQLVVSNKVEARGGEGGSSSLRSKILENSSLNNLEAVKNKQVYEIPCAPFSWFGQPPSVARILGIKWLGNLLYPEEFNFDIKQETKEFYKLFYSYDLSEQDLDELMSNALRK from the coding sequence ATGGTTAAGAAAGGGTTTAAGCATAAGACGCTGGCAATGGTTCTTTCACTATTATTAATAGTTACTGCATTAGCAGGTTGTTCGGGTGCGGAAAAAGTAAGCAATTCCAATGCAGAAAAAGAGAGTACTACCATTACCATAACTGACATGTCAGGGAGAGAACTGATTGTTCCCAAAGAAATTACGAAAATATATTCAGCGGTTCCCATCGGAACTGTTATGGTATATACCATCAATCCACATAAACTTGTTGCTAAAAACTTCAAATTATCAGAATTGGAGAAAAAATACACTATTAAAGAACATCACGATTTACCTGTATTGGGTACTTACATTATGGGTGATACTGCCAATGAAGAAGATATATTAAAGATAGCTCCAGACATAATAATTTATGCGGGAATTATTAATGATTCCTGGAAATCTAAGGTGGAAGAAGCCCAGAATAGACTGGGAATACCCATTGTTATGGTCGATGGAAACCTTAAGAATGCACCGGCAGCATATGAGTTTATGGGTAAATTATTAGGCGAAGAAGAAAAGGCTAAGGAATTAGGCGAGTATTGTAAGAATACCCTTAACGAAGCTGAAAAAATTGCCGGCAAAATACCGGAAGATTCGAGATTAAGGGTATATTATGCTTGTGGTGAAGACGGTTTAATGACCTATGCAGCAGGAAATATACATTCAGAACTCATTGAAATAGTAGGAGGGAGAAATATAGCTGATATAAAAGTGGGTAGCCCTTACCAAAGCTCCCGCTTATCAATGGAGCAGTTGATTAAGTGGGACCCACAATTAGTAGTAAGCAATAAAGTTGAGGCACGAGGAGGAGAAGGAGGAAGTTCATCTTTACGCAGCAAGATATTGGAAAACAGCAGCCTTAATAATTTGGAAGCGGTGAAAAACAAACAAGTGTATGAAATACCATGCGCGCCATTTAGCTGGTTTGGCCAGCCACCATCAGTAGCTCGCATACTGGGAATAAAATGGCTGGGCAATTTGCTTTATCCGGAAGAATTCAATTTTGATATAAAACAGGAGACCAAAGAATTCTATAAATTGTTCTATTCCTATGATTTATCAGAGCAGGATTTAGATGAACTCATGAGTAATGCGTTACGAAAATAA
- a CDS encoding GT-D fold domain-containing glycosyltransferase codes for MQLKYGYSRGLKLNLSDPQIDGSTAGYGKIALPGGYGRAGFKIRSRSWSKFKAPGKRDEVLREHAILESRIMDMAELGEHIFYALGQQQGFSLIRLGDSELIILAQDIVFPTNLELKKWAGLMAALSHDPELGDGDNEASRWEDFLSLSGVQFPDKGAQDYLIKALHSATLVGIPTTNRPGRSAAHIRLIQGFQTTLFKVLEKLQIPLNAMRFCDSAAHYMIHASGLLRQILLPDQYPGLRERYSLPYSKPRVLLIGNRAAEFAEFLTANNCDIVGAISRVGMNNIEEVIQESYYYSFELALVSAGSAAKYICSSISARGKVALDTGQLFDVLLASGQFDHQGFKIPYYLML; via the coding sequence ATGCAGCTGAAATATGGGTATAGCCGGGGATTGAAACTGAATCTATCTGATCCCCAAATTGATGGAAGTACTGCAGGTTATGGAAAGATTGCCCTGCCGGGCGGGTATGGCAGGGCCGGGTTTAAGATAAGGTCCCGTAGCTGGAGCAAGTTTAAGGCGCCGGGCAAAAGGGATGAGGTGCTAAGGGAACATGCCATATTGGAGTCCCGGATTATGGATATGGCGGAACTGGGAGAGCATATATTTTACGCTCTGGGACAACAACAGGGATTTTCTCTTATTCGCCTGGGGGACTCGGAACTGATTATTCTGGCTCAGGATATTGTTTTTCCCACTAATCTGGAGCTAAAGAAATGGGCTGGCCTGATGGCAGCTCTCTCTCATGATCCGGAGCTGGGGGATGGTGATAATGAGGCAAGTCGCTGGGAAGATTTTTTGAGTCTTTCCGGGGTTCAGTTTCCGGATAAAGGAGCCCAGGATTACTTGATCAAGGCTTTGCATTCGGCTACCCTGGTGGGGATTCCAACTACCAACCGCCCGGGGCGCTCCGCCGCCCATATTAGGCTGATTCAGGGTTTCCAAACCACCCTTTTTAAGGTTCTGGAGAAATTACAGATACCATTAAATGCTATGCGTTTCTGTGATTCCGCTGCCCATTATATGATTCACGCTTCCGGACTACTGCGGCAAATTCTTCTGCCGGATCAGTATCCGGGGCTCAGGGAGCGCTATTCCCTGCCCTATTCCAAACCGAGAGTCTTACTTATAGGCAACCGGGCTGCCGAGTTTGCTGAATTCTTAACTGCCAATAACTGCGATATTGTGGGAGCCATCTCCCGGGTCGGTATGAATAATATCGAGGAGGTAATCCAGGAAAGCTATTATTATTCATTTGAACTGGCCCTGGTTTCCGCGGGTTCGGCGGCTAAATATATCTGCAGTAGCATTAGCGCCAGGGGAAAAGTAGCCCTGGATACCGGCCAGTTGTTTGATGTATTGCTGGCTTCCGGCCAGTTTGATCACCAGGGCTTTAAGATTCCCTACTACCTGATGCTTTAA
- the glmS gene encoding glutamine--fructose-6-phosphate transaminase (isomerizing), whose amino-acid sequence MSEIEKGEFEHFMLKEIHEQPEAIRKTLAGRIKDGRVDFPDLEFDNVFKNTGKIIIAACGTSYHAGMVGRLVIEKLARIPVEIDLASEFRYREVLWNPNDLVIVISQSGETSDTLAALREARHNGIKVLAITNVPGSTIAQEAERVIYTHAGPEIAIASTKAYSAQLLIMYLLALYLASLRDSYNPVELEGLANELLGVDAMVESVLQEQQHIKELAEKYHKVQSIFFLGRGLDYPVAMEGALKLKETSYVHAEAYATGELLHGPLALIEQGVPVLTLISQDKLVDKSMSNIKEIKARGAVVLAICKENLQEHCQECDEKILLPRINPMLAPIVAVVPLQIFAYYMALFRGNDVDKPRNLVKSVMGD is encoded by the coding sequence ATGAGTGAAATTGAAAAAGGCGAGTTCGAGCATTTTATGCTCAAGGAGATTCATGAGCAGCCCGAAGCCATCCGCAAAACCCTGGCCGGAAGAATAAAAGACGGCCGGGTGGATTTTCCCGATTTAGAATTTGATAACGTATTTAAAAATACCGGCAAGATAATTATTGCCGCCTGTGGGACATCCTATCATGCGGGAATGGTAGGCCGCCTAGTTATAGAAAAACTGGCTCGCATCCCGGTTGAAATCGACCTGGCTTCCGAATTCCGTTATCGTGAGGTATTGTGGAACCCCAATGACCTGGTAATAGTAATTAGCCAGTCGGGTGAAACTTCCGATACCCTGGCTGCCCTGAGAGAAGCCCGGCATAACGGCATCAAGGTTCTGGCTATTACCAATGTGCCGGGGAGTACTATCGCCCAGGAAGCGGAGCGGGTGATTTACACCCACGCTGGCCCGGAAATAGCGATTGCTTCCACCAAGGCCTATTCTGCTCAACTGCTTATTATGTACCTGCTGGCTTTGTATCTGGCCTCCTTGAGAGATAGCTATAATCCGGTGGAACTCGAAGGCCTGGCCAACGAACTTCTGGGCGTGGATGCTATGGTAGAAAGTGTCTTGCAAGAACAGCAGCATATCAAGGAACTGGCCGAGAAATATCACAAAGTGCAGAGCATCTTTTTCCTGGGTCGTGGCTTGGATTATCCCGTAGCCATGGAAGGAGCTCTCAAACTCAAGGAGACTTCCTATGTCCATGCCGAAGCCTATGCAACCGGTGAGCTCTTGCATGGCCCGCTGGCCCTTATCGAGCAGGGAGTACCGGTACTGACCCTGATCAGCCAGGATAAATTGGTGGATAAATCCATGTCCAACATCAAAGAAATCAAAGCCCGGGGAGCGGTGGTATTGGCTATCTGCAAGGAAAACCTGCAGGAGCACTGCCAGGAATGTGATGAAAAAATTCTCTTGCCACGGATAAATCCTATGCTGGCTCCCATCGTAGCCGTTGTTCCCTTGCAGATTTTTGCATATTATATGGCACTCTTCCGTGGTAATGATGTTGATAAGCCCCGTAACCTGGTTAAAAGCGTAATGGGGGATTAG
- the glmM gene encoding phosphoglucosamine mutase, producing MGKLFGTDGVRGVANLELTPELAFQLGRAGSYVLARHEASKRPRILVGKDTRISGDMLEAALIAGICSTGADVLTVGILPTPAVAFLTQRYQASCGVVISASHNPLEDNGIKFFGPSGYKLPDELEEEIEELVLAGTQELQRPQGEDVGRVYLVAEARNNYLDYLISCYSQDQNLAGITVVVDCANGAAYSTGPELWSRLGAQVIAINNYPNGVNINERCGSTYTEGLRRAVVEHKADMGIAYDGDADRCIVVDERGNELDGDHIIMICALDMNSRGELNPPLVAATVMSNIGLDIALRRENIQVASCKVGDRYVLEKMKESGALLGGEQSGHIIFLEHATTGDGLLTSLKVAEVLRRSGLTLSELARGLEKQPQLLVNLRMENKDKILAHPLVQEALKQAEERLGEWGKLVVRPSGTEPVVRIMAQGPEQYLLEEVIAEIKQSIERAQA from the coding sequence TTGGGTAAACTATTTGGAACAGATGGAGTAAGAGGTGTGGCCAATCTGGAACTTACACCCGAATTAGCTTTTCAACTGGGTAGAGCCGGTAGTTATGTTCTGGCGCGTCATGAGGCCAGTAAACGACCCCGGATACTGGTGGGAAAGGATACCAGGATTTCAGGCGACATGCTGGAAGCGGCCTTAATAGCCGGTATTTGCTCCACTGGAGCAGATGTATTGACGGTAGGAATACTTCCTACTCCGGCAGTTGCCTTCCTTACCCAAAGATACCAAGCTTCTTGCGGAGTGGTAATATCGGCTTCGCATAATCCACTGGAAGACAACGGTATCAAGTTTTTCGGCCCCAGTGGCTACAAGCTTCCCGATGAACTGGAGGAGGAAATCGAAGAACTGGTTTTAGCAGGAACCCAGGAACTCCAGCGCCCCCAGGGTGAAGATGTGGGAAGGGTTTACCTGGTAGCTGAGGCCAGAAACAACTATTTGGATTATCTTATTTCCTGTTATTCCCAGGACCAGAACCTGGCGGGCATAACTGTGGTTGTTGATTGTGCCAACGGCGCAGCCTATTCCACTGGCCCGGAATTATGGAGTCGTTTGGGGGCCCAGGTTATAGCCATAAACAACTACCCAAATGGGGTAAATATCAACGAGCGCTGCGGCTCCACCTATACTGAAGGGCTCCGAAGAGCGGTGGTGGAACATAAAGCGGACATGGGCATTGCCTATGACGGTGATGCTGACCGCTGTATAGTTGTTGATGAAAGAGGTAACGAGCTGGATGGAGACCATATTATAATGATCTGCGCTCTGGATATGAACAGCCGGGGGGAATTGAATCCCCCGCTGGTGGCAGCTACAGTTATGAGCAATATAGGCCTGGATATAGCTTTACGCCGCGAGAATATTCAGGTGGCTAGTTGTAAAGTCGGCGACCGCTATGTTTTGGAAAAAATGAAGGAGAGCGGCGCCCTGTTGGGTGGGGAACAATCCGGACATATAATCTTTCTGGAGCATGCCACTACCGGAGACGGCCTTTTGACCTCATTGAAGGTGGCGGAAGTTCTCCGGCGTTCCGGCCTGACCCTGTCTGAACTGGCTCGGGGCCTGGAGAAACAGCCCCAATTACTGGTTAACCTGCGTATGGAAAACAAGGATAAAATCCTGGCTCATCCTCTGGTGCAGGAAGCCCTGAAGCAGGCGGAGGAGAGGCTGGGGGAATGGGGCAAACTGGTAGTCCGGCCCTCGGGAACCGAGCCTGTGGTCCGGATAATGGCCCAGGGTCCAGAGCAGTACCTGTTGGAGGAGGTGATTGCTGAAATAAAACAAAGCATAGAAAGAGCTCAGGCCTAA
- a CDS encoding NAD(P)/FAD-dependent oxidoreductase, with product MIIRLRELILPLNHSEKQLKEAAARRLTIAKSEIRSLRLVRKSIDARKKRICFSYIIDLEVDDKLSFPEKIAKVIEPEEQAGAIHLTPGTEGLTQSPLIVGAGPAGLFCALYLARHGYRPVLLEQGQDIDRRVKSVERFWKKAELNPRSNVQFGEGGAGSFSDGKLTTRIDDKRINYVLRSFVEFGADEEILYVKKPHVGTDVIRQVVKNMRQEILGLGGECYFDACLTDIKVNHSRLESIIINHETEVPCSLLVLAVGNSARDVYRLLYRRGVSLIPKAFAVGVRVEHPQSLIDRIQFGKYAGHPRLGAAEYNLSHHEKEGRPCYSFCMCPGGYVIGASSATGQLVTNGMSYRARNSGVANSALVVGVNPADWDNQTLGGLEFQEKLERQAFIMGGGNYRAPAQYLKDFLVQLPSYSLEGSLATYQPGVKAANLWELFPAEICHTMQRGIEAWGKKLRGFISEKAVITGVETRTSAPLRILRQEKLCSLDIDNLYPCGEGAGYAGGIISSAIDGLKVAEKIISTYQKPAQKARVNSNSVCNAREL from the coding sequence ATGATTATCCGCCTGAGAGAGTTGATATTGCCGCTTAATCATAGTGAAAAGCAGCTAAAGGAGGCAGCTGCTCGCCGTTTAACCATAGCCAAAAGTGAGATCCGTTCTTTACGCCTGGTAAGGAAGTCCATAGATGCCCGAAAAAAGAGGATTTGCTTTTCCTATATTATTGATCTGGAAGTTGATGATAAACTGTCTTTTCCAGAAAAAATAGCCAAAGTAATCGAGCCTGAGGAACAGGCAGGAGCTATCCATCTCACCCCTGGTACAGAAGGCCTGACCCAATCACCTCTCATAGTAGGGGCAGGCCCGGCCGGCCTTTTTTGTGCCCTGTATCTAGCTCGTCATGGTTATCGACCGGTACTGTTGGAACAGGGGCAGGATATCGACCGCCGGGTTAAAAGCGTGGAGAGATTCTGGAAAAAGGCCGAGCTAAATCCCCGCTCCAATGTACAATTTGGTGAGGGTGGAGCCGGCAGCTTTTCCGATGGCAAGCTTACCACTCGCATTGACGATAAACGGATTAACTATGTTTTGCGTAGTTTTGTAGAGTTTGGCGCCGATGAGGAAATACTCTATGTAAAGAAGCCTCATGTTGGGACTGATGTCATCCGGCAGGTAGTAAAGAATATGCGGCAGGAGATACTTGGCCTGGGTGGCGAGTGCTATTTTGATGCTTGTTTAACCGACATAAAAGTTAACCATTCGCGACTAGAAAGCATAATAATAAACCATGAAACGGAGGTACCCTGCTCTCTGCTGGTGCTGGCGGTGGGAAACAGTGCGCGTGATGTTTACCGCCTGCTCTATCGCCGGGGGGTAAGCCTTATCCCCAAGGCCTTTGCGGTAGGAGTGAGGGTTGAGCATCCCCAGTCCTTGATTGATCGCATTCAATTTGGGAAATATGCCGGGCACCCGCGTCTAGGTGCTGCCGAATACAATCTAAGCCACCACGAAAAAGAAGGGCGACCCTGTTATAGCTTCTGCATGTGTCCGGGCGGTTATGTAATTGGTGCTTCCTCTGCAACCGGTCAACTGGTAACCAACGGAATGAGTTACCGGGCACGGAACAGCGGTGTTGCCAACAGTGCTTTGGTAGTGGGGGTAAACCCGGCCGATTGGGACAATCAGACTTTGGGAGGCCTGGAGTTTCAGGAGAAGCTGGAAAGACAGGCTTTTATCATGGGAGGCGGCAACTACCGTGCCCCAGCTCAGTATTTAAAAGATTTTCTGGTTCAGCTTCCTAGCTACTCCCTGGAAGGCTCCCTGGCCACTTATCAACCCGGGGTAAAAGCCGCCAACCTCTGGGAATTGTTTCCAGCTGAAATCTGCCATACTATGCAGCGAGGGATAGAGGCCTGGGGAAAAAAGCTGCGCGGTTTCATAAGCGAAAAGGCGGTTATAACCGGAGTGGAAACACGCACTTCAGCACCACTGCGGATTCTGCGCCAGGAAAAATTATGCTCGCTGGATATTGACAACCTTTATCCCTGTGGCGAAGGAGCTGGGTATGCCGGGGGAATAATCAGCTCCGCCATAGATGGTTTGAAAGTAGCCGAGAAAATAATTTCCACTTACCAAAAACCTGCACAAAAAGCCAGGGTAAATAGTAATAGTGTTTGTAATGCCCGGGAACTTTAA
- a CDS encoding CdaR family protein, with translation MNSALKDPKKRTGLKLISLIIAILLWLYVVSQGATTTPQELIKTPLKYHNLGEGLTVSGPDTVSLRIWGSLKRNSDTVAYVDLSGLGEGVYELPVNVKVVKGALFATVEPDKVEVVLKAVQEKELAIKYEIFKPPSPAYEVLDVVITPERCLLQGEEEAIKKVKTVKCQISLQNREGITSFYSPLLALDAGGRKINEGIRLIPEKVKVNVVLSRKKAEQKVGVKLVSSGNTAEGYQLRKLQMEPDFITILGAESEVAAIQEVNTEVLELEGRKESFSQELELMVPEGIKAFPSRVLIYVDIGKIDEKGGKQE, from the coding sequence GTGAATTCCGCATTAAAGGACCCAAAAAAGAGAACCGGACTTAAACTGATATCCTTGATTATCGCAATCTTGCTCTGGCTGTATGTGGTCAGCCAGGGCGCTACCACTACTCCGCAAGAGCTTATCAAGACACCCCTCAAATATCATAACCTGGGCGAGGGACTGACGGTTAGTGGTCCGGATACGGTTTCGCTGCGCATATGGGGTTCACTAAAAAGGAACAGCGATACTGTTGCTTATGTGGATCTAAGTGGTTTGGGGGAAGGCGTATATGAACTTCCGGTCAATGTGAAGGTAGTCAAGGGGGCCCTGTTTGCTACAGTGGAGCCGGACAAGGTTGAAGTTGTACTTAAAGCAGTTCAGGAAAAAGAACTCGCGATTAAATATGAGATTTTTAAGCCTCCTTCTCCTGCTTATGAAGTCCTGGATGTAGTGATTACACCGGAAAGATGCTTGTTACAAGGGGAAGAAGAAGCCATAAAAAAAGTGAAGACGGTCAAATGCCAGATATCCCTGCAGAACCGGGAGGGAATCACTTCCTTTTATTCCCCGTTGCTGGCACTAGATGCCGGGGGCAGGAAAATCAATGAAGGAATACGGCTGATTCCTGAGAAAGTCAAGGTTAATGTTGTCCTCAGCCGGAAGAAAGCGGAGCAGAAGGTTGGTGTCAAGCTAGTGAGCAGCGGCAATACCGCCGAAGGTTATCAACTTCGCAAGTTGCAGATGGAGCCGGATTTCATAACTATCCTGGGAGCAGAGAGTGAAGTTGCTGCTATCCAAGAAGTAAATACTGAAGTACTGGAGCTGGAAGGGAGAAAGGAATCCTTTAGCCAGGAGCTGGAATTAATGGTTCCCGAGGGAATAAAGGCTTTTCCTTCCCGGGTTTTGATATATGTGGATATAGGTAAGATAGATGAAAAAGGGGGTAAGCAGGAATGA